From the Sphingomonas suaedae genome, one window contains:
- the sucC gene encoding ADP-forming succinate--CoA ligase subunit beta codes for MNIHEYQAKELLAKYGAPIAAGHAAFTVEEAVEAAKKLPGPLYVVKSQIHAGGRGKGKFKELAPEAKGGVRLAFSLDEVESHARDMLGNTLVTIQTGEAGKQVNRLYVTDGADIAKEFYLALLVDRATSRVAFVVSTEGGMDIEEVAHSTPEKIRSFSVDPATGFMPHHGRTVAAALGLTGDQAKQAAKVAASLYAAFLATDAEQIEINPLALTEQGNLLVLDAKVGFDGNAMFRHKDLMELRDTTEEDPMELEASKYDLAYIKLDGDIGCMVNGAGLAMATMDIIKLNGMFPANFLDVGGGANKEKVTAAFKIILADPAVKGILVNIFGGIMKCDIIAEGIVAAAKEVNLSVPLVVRLEGTNVQQGKDILANSGLPIVPANDLGDAAKKIVAEVKAAA; via the coding sequence ATGAACATTCACGAATATCAGGCCAAGGAACTGCTGGCGAAGTACGGCGCGCCGATCGCGGCCGGCCACGCCGCCTTCACCGTCGAGGAAGCGGTCGAAGCCGCCAAGAAGCTCCCCGGACCGCTCTATGTCGTGAAGTCGCAGATCCATGCCGGCGGCCGCGGCAAGGGCAAGTTCAAGGAACTGGCCCCCGAAGCCAAGGGCGGCGTCCGCCTCGCCTTCAGCCTCGATGAAGTCGAGTCGCACGCCAGGGACATGCTCGGCAACACGCTGGTGACGATCCAGACCGGCGAAGCGGGCAAGCAGGTCAACCGCCTCTATGTCACCGACGGCGCCGACATCGCCAAGGAATTCTACCTCGCGCTCCTCGTCGATCGCGCCACCAGCCGCGTCGCCTTCGTCGTCTCGACCGAAGGCGGCATGGACATTGAGGAGGTCGCGCATTCGACGCCTGAAAAGATCCGCAGCTTCTCGGTCGATCCGGCGACCGGCTTCATGCCGCATCACGGTCGCACCGTTGCTGCCGCGCTCGGTCTGACCGGCGACCAGGCGAAACAGGCAGCGAAGGTAGCAGCCTCGCTCTACGCCGCGTTCCTCGCCACCGATGCCGAGCAGATCGAGATCAACCCGCTCGCGCTGACCGAGCAGGGCAATCTGCTCGTCCTCGACGCCAAGGTCGGCTTCGACGGCAACGCCATGTTCCGCCACAAGGATCTGATGGAACTGCGCGACACCACCGAAGAGGATCCGATGGAGCTCGAGGCGTCGAAATACGACCTCGCCTACATCAAGCTCGACGGCGATATCGGCTGCATGGTCAACGGCGCGGGCCTCGCCATGGCGACGATGGACATCATCAAGCTCAACGGCATGTTCCCGGCCAACTTCCTCGACGTCGGCGGCGGCGCGAACAAGGAAAAGGTCACCGCCGCGTTCAAGATCATTCTCGCCGATCCGGCGGTGAAAGGCATCCTCGTCAACATCTTCGGCGGGATCATGAAGTGCGACATTATCGCCGAAGGCATTGTCGCCGCGGCGAAGGAAGTGAACCTGTCGGTCCCGCTGGTCGTTCGCCTCGAAGGCACCAATGTCCAGCAGGGCAAGGACATCCTCGCCAATTCCGGCCTCCCGATCGTTCCCGCGAACGATCTGGGCGATGCGGCGAAGAAGATCGTGGCGGAGGTCAAGGCGGCTGCTTGA
- a CDS encoding electron transfer flavoprotein subunit beta/FixA family protein produces MKVLVPVKRVLDYNVKPRVKADGTGVDLANVKMSMNPFDEIAVEEAIRLKEKGVATEIIVVSIGEQKAQETLRTALAMGADRAILIVSEDRVEPLGVAKLLAKVAEEEQPGLVILGKQAIDDDNNQTGQMLGALLGWGQGTFASKVEVSGDSVEVTREVDGGLETVKLNIPAIVTTDLRLNEPRYASLPNIMKAKSKPLAQKTPADYGVDVTPRLTVVKVAEPAKRTAGVKVADVDELVMKLKAMGVAK; encoded by the coding sequence ATGAAAGTGCTGGTGCCGGTCAAGCGTGTGCTTGACTATAACGTAAAGCCCCGCGTGAAGGCGGACGGGACGGGCGTGGATCTCGCCAACGTCAAGATGAGCATGAACCCCTTCGACGAGATCGCGGTCGAGGAAGCGATTCGCCTCAAGGAAAAGGGCGTGGCGACCGAGATTATCGTCGTCTCGATCGGCGAGCAAAAGGCGCAGGAAACGCTGCGCACCGCGCTGGCGATGGGCGCGGATCGTGCGATCCTGATCGTCAGCGAGGACCGCGTCGAGCCGCTCGGCGTCGCGAAATTGCTCGCCAAGGTCGCTGAGGAGGAGCAGCCCGGCCTGGTCATCCTCGGCAAGCAGGCGATCGACGACGACAACAACCAGACCGGCCAGATGCTCGGCGCACTGCTCGGCTGGGGCCAGGGCACCTTCGCGTCAAAGGTCGAGGTGTCGGGCGACAGCGTCGAGGTCACCCGCGAAGTCGATGGCGGTCTCGAGACGGTCAAGCTCAACATCCCGGCGATCGTCACCACCGATCTTCGCCTCAACGAGCCGCGCTACGCCTCGCTGCCCAACATCATGAAGGCAAAGAGCAAGCCGCTCGCGCAGAAGACTCCGGCGGATTACGGCGTCGATGTTACCCCCCGCCTCACCGTGGTGAAGGTCGCTGAGCCGGCCAAGCGCACCGCGGGCGTCAAGGTCGCGGATGTGGATGAGCTGGTGATGAAGCTCAAGGCGATGGGCGTTGCAAAATAG
- a CDS encoding electron transfer flavoprotein subunit alpha/FixB family protein: protein MTVLVWVEHDNASVKDATLAAVTAAGKLGDVVALVAGQGAQGAADAAAKIAGVSKVLLADDAAYGHALAENVAPLIVDLMSDYDAFVAPATTTGKNIAPRVAALLDVMQLSEVLSIEGDQFTRPIYAGNAIATVTSSDAKKVLTIRGTAFDKAATEGGSASVETVSGMGDKGLSRFVGAEIAKSERPELTSAKVIVSGGRALQSGENFHSIIEPLADKLGAAVGASRAAVDAGYVPNDYQVGQTGKIVAPEVYVAIGISGAIQHLAGMKDSKTIIAINKDEDAPIFQVADLGLVGDLFKVVPELTEKL, encoded by the coding sequence ATGACCGTTCTGGTCTGGGTCGAACACGACAATGCGTCGGTGAAGGACGCGACGCTCGCCGCGGTCACCGCCGCGGGCAAGCTGGGCGACGTGGTCGCTTTGGTCGCGGGGCAGGGCGCACAGGGTGCTGCCGACGCCGCCGCGAAGATCGCCGGCGTGTCGAAGGTGCTGCTCGCCGATGATGCGGCCTATGGCCACGCGCTGGCCGAAAATGTCGCGCCGCTGATCGTCGATCTGATGAGCGACTATGACGCCTTCGTCGCGCCCGCCACCACCACCGGCAAGAATATCGCACCGCGCGTCGCTGCCCTGCTCGACGTGATGCAGCTCAGCGAGGTTCTCTCGATCGAGGGCGACCAGTTCACGCGCCCGATCTACGCAGGCAACGCGATCGCGACGGTCACCTCGTCGGATGCGAAGAAGGTGCTGACGATCCGCGGAACGGCCTTCGACAAGGCAGCGACCGAAGGGGGCAGCGCCAGCGTCGAAACCGTCTCCGGCATGGGTGACAAGGGCCTGTCGCGCTTCGTCGGCGCGGAAATCGCCAAGAGCGAGCGTCCCGAACTGACGAGCGCGAAGGTGATCGTCTCGGGCGGCCGCGCGCTGCAGAGCGGTGAGAATTTCCACAGCATCATCGAACCGCTCGCCGACAAGCTCGGCGCCGCAGTCGGCGCCAGCCGCGCGGCGGTCGATGCGGGCTATGTCCCCAACGACTATCAGGTCGGCCAAACCGGCAAGATCGTCGCCCCGGAAGTCTATGTCGCCATCGGCATCTCCGGCGCGATCCAGCATCTGGCTGGCATGAAGGACAGCAAGACGATCATCGCGATCAACAAGGACGAAGACGCCCCGATCTTCCAGGTCGCGGACCTCGGCCTGGTCGGCGACCTGTTCAAGGTCGTCCCGGAGCTGACCGAGAAACTCTGA
- a CDS encoding histone deacetylase family protein, with protein sequence MRCFHDPGQLAHAPATELHNGEFVPYAEKPGRAAGIAATLGSTELPQDRGEAPIRAVHDADYIEFLKTAPARWAEAGRPGDVIGYIWPTVRKRALKLDRIDALAGQYSIDASTPLTAQTWDAAYRSVQSALGATHAVLEGERAAFALSRPPGHHAGADYLGGYCYLNHVAVAAQAARDAGVERVAILDIDYHHGNGTQDIFWERGDVFFASIHADPATDFPFYWGHADERGEGAGEGATLNLPLPRGTGIDAFRRAQEQALAAIEGFGAELLLVSFGADTYVGDPISQFALETADYAVLGADLSAAGLPTAIVMEGGYAVDALGANVASFLSGF encoded by the coding sequence ATGCGCTGCTTTCACGATCCGGGGCAGCTCGCCCATGCGCCCGCTACGGAGCTGCATAATGGCGAATTCGTCCCCTATGCCGAAAAGCCCGGTCGCGCTGCCGGGATCGCCGCAACATTGGGCAGCACCGAACTGCCGCAGGATCGCGGCGAGGCGCCGATCCGCGCCGTGCATGACGCTGACTATATCGAGTTCCTCAAGACCGCGCCCGCGCGTTGGGCAGAGGCGGGGCGGCCGGGCGATGTCATCGGCTATATCTGGCCGACGGTGCGCAAGCGCGCACTGAAGCTCGACCGCATCGACGCGCTGGCGGGGCAGTACAGCATCGACGCATCGACCCCGCTGACCGCGCAGACATGGGACGCCGCCTATCGCAGCGTGCAGAGCGCGCTGGGGGCGACGCACGCGGTATTGGAAGGCGAGCGCGCGGCATTCGCGCTGTCGCGGCCGCCGGGGCATCATGCGGGCGCGGATTATCTGGGCGGATATTGCTACCTCAACCATGTCGCGGTCGCGGCGCAGGCGGCGCGCGATGCGGGGGTAGAGCGGGTCGCGATCCTCGATATCGACTATCATCACGGCAACGGGACGCAGGATATCTTTTGGGAGCGCGGGGACGTGTTCTTCGCCTCGATCCATGCCGATCCGGCGACCGATTTCCCCTTTTACTGGGGCCATGCGGATGAGCGGGGCGAGGGCGCCGGCGAAGGCGCGACGCTCAACCTGCCTCTGCCGCGCGGGACCGGGATCGATGCCTTCCGGAGGGCGCAGGAACAGGCGCTGGCGGCAATTGAGGGGTTCGGGGCGGAGCTGTTGCTGGTGAGCTTTGGCGCGGACACCTATGTCGGCGATCCGATCTCGCAATTCGCGCTGGAGACCGCCGACTATGCGGTGCTGGGCGCCGACCTCTCCGCAGCTGGCCTGCCGACGGCGATCGTGATGGAAGGCGGCTATGCGGTCGACGCGCTTGGGGCAAATGTCGCGAGCTTTTTGAGCGGGTTCTGA
- the nhaA gene encoding Na+/H+ antiporter NhaA yields MAAKNDRVARSALRDFLQSEAAGGIILMAAAALAMIVANLPGLSEGYFHFLHADTGPVISPKYGSMTVHLWINDALMAIFFLFVGLEIKREFVDGRLATWEHRRLPIVAAAAGMVGPALVYLFIAGWSGPLVNGWAIPAATDIAFAIGVLALLGSRAPASLKLFLTTVAIVDDMGAVAIIAIAYTAELSTLYLALGALLMATMYVLNRSGVKKLTPYLLLGAALWYFVFMSGVHATIAGVLTAMMVPITASPGVRDDAESPLHRLEHALAPWVAYLIVPVFGFANAGVSLAGMSPAILLEPLPLGIAAGLFIGKQVGIFGSVWAAAKTGFASPPGGATWLQLYGVAMLCGIGFTMSLFIGGLAFPGNELLVDEVKIGVLTGSILSAVVGFLILRFSPRWNDGRRGDADCDASVTQAV; encoded by the coding sequence ATGGCAGCCAAGAACGATCGAGTCGCACGCTCTGCACTGCGCGATTTCCTGCAGAGCGAAGCTGCGGGCGGCATCATCCTGATGGCGGCAGCGGCACTGGCGATGATCGTCGCCAATCTGCCCGGCCTGTCCGAGGGATATTTCCACTTCCTGCACGCCGATACCGGCCCGGTGATCAGCCCCAAATACGGGTCGATGACCGTGCATTTGTGGATCAACGATGCGCTGATGGCGATTTTCTTCCTGTTCGTGGGGCTCGAGATCAAGCGCGAGTTCGTCGACGGGCGGCTGGCGACATGGGAGCATCGCCGCCTGCCGATCGTCGCCGCGGCAGCGGGGATGGTGGGTCCCGCGCTGGTCTATCTGTTCATCGCGGGCTGGAGCGGGCCGCTGGTCAATGGCTGGGCGATCCCTGCGGCGACCGACATCGCGTTCGCGATCGGCGTGCTGGCGCTGCTCGGAAGCCGGGCGCCCGCCTCGCTCAAACTGTTCCTGACCACCGTCGCGATCGTCGATGATATGGGCGCGGTGGCGATCATCGCCATTGCCTATACCGCGGAACTGTCGACGCTGTACCTGGCGCTGGGCGCGCTGTTAATGGCGACGATGTATGTGCTGAACCGCAGCGGGGTGAAAAAGCTGACCCCCTATCTGCTGCTTGGCGCGGCTTTGTGGTATTTTGTGTTCATGTCGGGCGTCCATGCGACGATCGCGGGCGTGCTGACCGCGATGATGGTGCCGATCACCGCGAGCCCGGGTGTGCGCGACGATGCCGAATCGCCGCTGCACCGGCTGGAGCACGCGCTCGCGCCCTGGGTCGCCTATCTGATCGTCCCGGTGTTCGGCTTTGCCAATGCAGGCGTCAGCCTGGCGGGCATGTCGCCTGCGATCCTGCTCGAGCCGCTACCGCTCGGCATCGCGGCGGGCCTGTTCATCGGCAAGCAGGTCGGCATCTTCGGAAGCGTGTGGGCGGCGGCGAAGACCGGCTTTGCCTCGCCGCCGGGCGGCGCGACCTGGCTGCAACTCTATGGCGTCGCGATGCTGTGTGGAATCGGCTTTACGATGAGCCTGTTCATCGGCGGGCTCGCCTTCCCGGGCAATGAATTGCTGGTGGACGAGGTGAAGATCGGCGTGCTGACCGGATCGATATTGTCGGCGGTGGTCGGCTTCCTCATCCTGCGGTTCTCTCCCCGGTGGAACGACGGTCGGCGCGGCGATGCCGATTGCGATGCCAGCGTGACGCAGGCAGTCTGA
- a CDS encoding DUF389 domain-containing protein — MSITLLKPDNPVVAWWRARVIASVDHVEVVEKVRDEAGFTGRYAFMTLMSAGIAVLGLLLSSPAVVIGAMLISPLMGPIIGLGFGLATFDWDEIRTACISLALGVVIAVLFTALLVLVSPIQNVTAEIAARTRPNLFDLLVALFSALAGAYAMIRGRAGTVVGVAIATALMPPIAVVGFGLATWNWTVFAGSLLLFLTNLITIAVAAAVVARLYGFGSHLSPQHTMLQTIVVTVTLSAFAIPLGLVLVQLGWEANASRQIREVIGAEFEGAARLSQVDIDYQRDPIRVSATVLTPRVRTDVDRRAAATLTQLIGRKVAIELEQIRVGTGAQAEAAQVAAAQASSASAANRVALRAQEQLALIAGVKPDAVLLDRDNRRAVVNAAPLPGANLAAYRALEARVATGVQGWSVTLVPPATALPDIAVVEDKPDADALATAIWAARRIKLPIGVSGADAEVVVDALSDAGVDARVTGNGNGAARLRWLAPEATE, encoded by the coding sequence ATGAGCATCACCTTGTTGAAGCCCGACAATCCGGTCGTCGCCTGGTGGAGGGCGCGGGTGATCGCGTCGGTCGATCATGTCGAGGTCGTCGAAAAGGTCCGCGACGAAGCCGGATTCACCGGCCGCTATGCGTTCATGACGCTGATGTCGGCGGGCATCGCGGTGCTCGGCCTGTTGCTGTCCTCGCCTGCAGTCGTGATCGGCGCGATGCTGATCTCGCCGCTGATGGGGCCGATCATCGGCCTCGGCTTCGGACTCGCCACCTTCGACTGGGACGAGATTCGCACCGCCTGCATCTCGCTCGCGCTCGGCGTGGTGATCGCGGTGCTGTTCACTGCGCTGCTGGTGCTGGTCTCGCCGATCCAGAATGTGACGGCAGAGATCGCCGCGCGCACCCGGCCCAATCTGTTCGACCTGCTGGTCGCGCTCTTCTCCGCGCTGGCGGGTGCCTATGCGATGATCCGCGGCCGGGCGGGCACCGTCGTCGGCGTCGCCATCGCCACCGCATTGATGCCGCCGATCGCGGTGGTGGGCTTCGGTCTCGCGACCTGGAACTGGACGGTGTTCGCCGGCTCGCTGCTGCTGTTCCTGACCAACCTCATCACCATCGCGGTCGCCGCCGCAGTCGTCGCGCGGCTTTATGGCTTCGGCTCGCACCTCTCGCCCCAGCATACGATGCTCCAGACGATCGTGGTCACCGTGACGCTGTCGGCCTTTGCAATCCCGCTGGGCTTGGTGCTGGTTCAGCTCGGCTGGGAAGCCAATGCCTCACGCCAGATCCGTGAGGTCATCGGCGCCGAGTTCGAAGGCGCGGCGCGCCTCAGCCAGGTCGATATCGATTATCAGCGCGATCCGATCCGGGTGAGCGCCACGGTGCTGACCCCGCGGGTGCGCACCGATGTCGACCGGCGGGCCGCCGCGACGCTGACCCAGCTGATCGGTCGCAAGGTCGCGATCGAGCTGGAACAGATTCGCGTCGGCACCGGCGCGCAGGCCGAAGCGGCGCAGGTCGCGGCGGCGCAGGCATCCAGCGCATCGGCGGCCAACCGCGTCGCTTTACGCGCGCAGGAACAGCTTGCGTTGATCGCGGGGGTCAAGCCGGATGCGGTGCTGCTCGACCGCGACAATCGCCGCGCGGTGGTCAACGCCGCGCCGCTGCCCGGTGCCAATCTCGCCGCCTATCGCGCGCTGGAGGCGCGGGTCGCGACCGGGGTGCAGGGCTGGAGCGTCACGCTGGTCCCGCCCGCTACCGCGCTGCCCGATATTGCGGTGGTCGAGGACAAGCCCGATGCCGATGCGCTCGCCACCGCGATCTGGGCCGCGCGCCGGATCAAGCTGCCAATCGGCGTATCGGGCGCCGATGCAGAGGTCGTGGTCGATGCGCTGAGTGACGCCGGGGTGGACGCGCGCGTCACCGGCAACGGCAATGGCGCCGCCCGGCTCCGCTGGCTGGCGCCCGAAGCGACGGAGTAA
- a CDS encoding lysine--tRNA ligase — translation MTDTAFRDAALTSKAWPYEEARKLLKRYPEGKPGGKPVLFETGYGPSGLPHIGTFNEVLRTTMVRHAFETLSDTPTRLIAFSDDMDGLRKVPDNVPNKGMLAAHLGKPLTQVPDPFGQYESFAHHNNAKLREFLDRFGFDYEFASSTDYYTDGTFDDALRGVLRHYQGIMDVMLPTLRAERQATYSPVLPISPKSGIVLQVPIEVLDAETGMIAFTDSDGERIEQSILRGKAKLQWKVDWAMRWVALGVDYEMAGKDLIDSVIQSSKIARVLGGRPPEGFNYEMFLDEKGEKISKSKGNGLSLDQWLTYGTDESLAFYIYREPKKAKALHMGVIPRAIDDYWQFRANYAGQPVEQKLGNPVHHIHNGDVPEESLPVTFGLLLNLVGVMGEASKEQVWGYLANYVPDASPEKHPALDALIGYALAYGRDFIAPTLKRRAPEGVEVAALEDLDRLLAAMPRDAAADAIQDAVYEVGKARFGKEALRDWFKALYETLLGSSQGPRMGSFIALYGIANSRKLIGEALAKV, via the coding sequence ATGACCGACACCGCTTTCCGCGACGCCGCCCTCACCTCCAAGGCCTGGCCCTATGAAGAGGCCCGCAAGCTGCTCAAGCGCTATCCGGAGGGGAAACCGGGCGGGAAGCCGGTGCTGTTCGAAACCGGATATGGTCCCTCGGGCCTGCCGCATATCGGCACGTTCAACGAGGTGCTGCGCACGACGATGGTCCGTCATGCGTTCGAGACGTTGTCGGACACGCCGACCCGGCTGATCGCGTTTAGCGACGATATGGACGGACTGCGCAAGGTGCCGGACAATGTGCCGAACAAGGGGATGCTGGCCGCGCATCTCGGCAAGCCGCTGACGCAGGTGCCCGATCCGTTCGGACAGTATGAGAGCTTTGCGCATCACAACAATGCCAAGCTGCGCGAATTTCTCGACCGGTTCGGCTTCGATTACGAGTTCGCCTCCTCCACCGATTATTATACCGACGGGACGTTCGACGACGCGCTCAGGGGCGTGCTGCGCCACTATCAGGGCATCATGGACGTGATGCTGCCGACGCTGCGCGCCGAGCGCCAGGCGACCTATTCGCCGGTGCTTCCGATCAGCCCGAAGAGCGGCATCGTCCTTCAGGTCCCGATCGAGGTGCTGGACGCCGAAACGGGGATGATCGCCTTTACCGATAGCGATGGCGAGCGGATCGAGCAGTCGATCCTGCGCGGCAAGGCCAAGCTGCAATGGAAGGTCGACTGGGCGATGCGCTGGGTGGCGCTCGGCGTCGACTATGAAATGGCAGGCAAGGATCTGATCGATTCGGTGATCCAGTCGAGCAAGATCGCACGCGTGCTGGGCGGGCGTCCGCCCGAGGGCTTCAATTACGAGATGTTCCTCGACGAAAAGGGCGAGAAGATCTCCAAGTCCAAGGGCAATGGGCTGAGCCTGGATCAATGGCTGACCTATGGCACCGACGAGAGCCTCGCCTTCTACATCTATCGCGAGCCCAAAAAGGCCAAGGCGCTGCACATGGGGGTGATCCCGCGCGCGATCGACGATTACTGGCAATTCCGCGCCAATTATGCGGGCCAGCCGGTCGAACAGAAGCTGGGCAACCCGGTCCACCATATCCATAATGGCGATGTGCCGGAGGAAAGCCTGCCGGTGACGTTCGGCCTGTTGCTGAACCTGGTCGGGGTGATGGGCGAGGCGAGCAAGGAACAGGTGTGGGGCTATCTCGCCAATTATGTTCCCGATGCGTCTCCTGAGAAGCATCCGGCGCTCGACGCGCTGATCGGCTATGCGCTGGCCTATGGCCGCGACTTCATCGCACCGACATTGAAGCGTCGTGCGCCCGAAGGCGTGGAGGTGGCGGCGTTGGAGGATCTCGACCGGCTGCTTGCGGCGATGCCCCGCGACGCTGCCGCCGACGCGATCCAGGACGCGGTCTATGAAGTCGGCAAGGCGCGGTTCGGCAAGGAGGCGCTGCGCGACTGGTTCAAGGCGCTGTACGAGACGCTGCTGGGATCAAGCCAGGGACCGCGCATGGGCAGCTTCATTGCGCTCTATGGGATCGCCAATTCGCGCAAGCTGATCGGCGAAGCGCTGGCAAAGGTTTGA
- a CDS encoding FeoA family protein, with protein sequence MSDSLARAVRNVPGTVASIDWDALAPHEARRLREFGLDEGVEVELIKPGGWMGGPAAVRIGRMTVALRRHVAEAIRIVVPAE encoded by the coding sequence ATGAGTGACTCGCTGGCCCGCGCTGTGCGCAATGTTCCCGGAACCGTTGCGTCGATCGACTGGGACGCCCTTGCCCCGCATGAAGCGCGGCGGCTGCGCGAATTCGGGCTGGACGAGGGGGTCGAGGTCGAACTGATCAAGCCCGGCGGCTGGATGGGCGGCCCGGCGGCGGTGCGGATCGGGCGGATGACCGTCGCGCTGCGCCGTCATGTGGCGGAAGCGATCCGGATCGTGGTCCCGGCCGAATGA
- the feoB gene encoding ferrous iron transporter B, which yields MNPAPLVALVGNPNAGKTALFNALTGARQKVGNYPGVTVERHSGRLALDDGRPVELVDLPGTYSLDPSSPDEAVTRDVVLGKQAGERLPDALIVVADASNLENHLRFVLQLRQLGRPMVVALNMIDMATRDGMTIDADALSAELGVPVVTTVAVRKRGLDELRAALGGVLLGSRPAAPEAPESDITYFQRDARRIAALAITDQPRSRAFTRAVDNVVLHPVAGWLILLALFFVMFQAVYSWSEAPIGWIEGTQEWLGAHAQENLPSGFIGDLVVQGIIAGVGSVVVFLPQILILFFFILLLEATGYMVRAAFLMDRLMSLVGLSGRAFIPLLSSFACAIPGIMAARSIDDPKERLTTILIAPLMTCSARLPVYMLIIGAFIPARDVAPGIGLQGLVLFGLYVFGIVGAILAAFVLRLTATRGKSGGFMMEMPRYQLPSIRDLLIGLWQRAYVFLRRAGTIIMGVTVALWLLASYPVAPEGVKQSEYSVAGRIASGLEVVLAPIGFNHEMSLAVIPAMAAREVAVSALQTVYAIDAPDEETGAAALGDRLADSWPLPTALAFLAWFVFAPQCLSTIAVARRETNGWKWPIVMIVYLFAAAYAAAGLTYWGAKGLGL from the coding sequence ATGAACCCCGCCCCGCTCGTTGCCCTGGTCGGCAATCCCAATGCCGGCAAGACCGCCCTGTTCAACGCGCTCACCGGTGCGCGGCAAAAGGTCGGCAATTATCCCGGCGTCACGGTCGAGCGGCATTCGGGCCGCCTCGCGCTCGACGATGGCCGCCCGGTCGAGCTGGTCGACCTGCCCGGCACCTACAGCCTCGATCCCTCCAGTCCCGACGAAGCGGTCACCCGCGACGTTGTGCTGGGGAAACAAGCGGGAGAGCGCCTCCCCGACGCGCTGATCGTCGTCGCCGACGCCTCCAATCTCGAAAACCATCTGCGCTTCGTGCTTCAGCTGCGTCAGCTCGGCCGCCCGATGGTCGTGGCGCTCAACATGATCGACATGGCGACGCGCGACGGCATGACCATCGACGCCGATGCACTGTCGGCGGAGCTCGGCGTCCCCGTCGTCACCACCGTAGCGGTGCGCAAGCGCGGCCTGGACGAACTCCGCGCGGCGCTGGGCGGCGTGCTGCTGGGCAGCCGACCCGCCGCCCCCGAAGCCCCCGAATCCGATATCACTTATTTTCAGCGCGACGCCCGCCGCATCGCCGCGCTCGCCATCACCGATCAACCGCGCAGCCGCGCCTTCACCCGCGCGGTCGATAACGTCGTCCTCCACCCCGTAGCGGGCTGGCTGATCCTGCTCGCGCTGTTCTTCGTCATGTTCCAGGCGGTGTACAGCTGGTCGGAGGCGCCAATCGGCTGGATCGAGGGGACACAGGAATGGCTCGGCGCGCACGCGCAGGAAAACCTCCCCAGCGGCTTCATCGGCGACCTGGTAGTTCAGGGGATTATCGCCGGCGTCGGATCGGTGGTGGTGTTCCTGCCCCAGATCCTGATCCTGTTCTTCTTCATCCTGCTGCTCGAAGCGACCGGCTATATGGTCCGCGCCGCCTTCCTGATGGACCGGCTGATGTCGCTGGTCGGCCTGTCGGGCCGCGCCTTCATTCCGTTGCTCTCATCCTTCGCCTGCGCGATTCCCGGCATCATGGCCGCGCGCTCGATCGACGATCCGAAAGAGCGGCTGACCACGATCCTGATCGCCCCGCTGATGACCTGCTCCGCGCGACTGCCGGTCTATATGCTGATCATCGGCGCCTTCATCCCCGCGCGCGACGTTGCGCCCGGCATCGGGCTTCAGGGGCTGGTCCTGTTCGGCCTCTATGTCTTCGGCATTGTCGGCGCGATCCTCGCCGCCTTTGTCCTGCGCCTGACCGCGACGCGCGGCAAGAGCGGCGGCTTCATGATGGAAATGCCGCGCTACCAGCTTCCCTCGATCCGCGATCTGCTGATCGGGCTTTGGCAGCGCGCCTATGTCTTCCTGCGCCGCGCGGGGACGATCATCATGGGGGTCACCGTGGCCCTCTGGCTGCTCGCCTCCTATCCCGTCGCGCCGGAGGGCGTGAAGCAGAGCGAATATTCGGTCGCCGGCCGCATCGCATCGGGCCTCGAAGTCGTCCTCGCCCCGATCGGCTTCAACCACGAAATGAGCCTCGCGGTGATCCCCGCCATGGCCGCGCGCGAAGTCGCGGTCTCGGCGCTCCAGACCGTCTACGCGATCGACGCGCCCGATGAGGAAACCGGCGCAGCGGCGCTCGGCGACCGCCTCGCCGACAGTTGGCCGCTCCCCACCGCACTGGCCTTCCTCGCCTGGTTCGTCTTCGCCCCGCAATGCCTCTCGACCATCGCCGTCGCCCGGCGCGAGACCAATGGCTGGAAATGGCCGATCGTGATGATCGTCTATCTGTTCGCGGCGGCCTATGCGGCGGCGGGGCTCACCTATTGGGGGGCGAAGGGGTTGGGGCTTTAG